One part of the Chryseobacterium sp. 7 genome encodes these proteins:
- a CDS encoding phage/plasmid replication protein — MMICTIKIEYDPQWANFKLELRKLIEKLPKIKKGNPNDAPLFWIKNLRVTTRNKKLMIEGSLAKYFNGNNIEPFSWTDVRTAINKLSREMGLPLEEGILRRIDIGVNLSVDRDVIEYFEEMIHLHHYYRIRKYKTTLRFENNSHKFNFCFYDKKKLVLNENRNKEKKNYDDIELVSEFENLMRIELQIEERLPLFLEREEPVKVSELFSRDFCKELMKKWLRLYRRIQKRGISLFPLGTKGLYDYESLIKREFIETHGWEVLDYRLNQLVKQGSIDAKMKCQKRKQYTRAMLDKRPFIYQEHTNELNRKVNLMLFDIIVNQLFKMSETAQKLVK, encoded by the coding sequence ATGATGATATGCACTATAAAAATAGAATATGATCCCCAGTGGGCAAATTTCAAATTAGAACTCAGAAAACTGATTGAAAAATTGCCGAAAATAAAGAAAGGTAACCCGAACGATGCCCCACTGTTTTGGATCAAGAATTTGAGAGTAACAACCCGAAATAAGAAACTAATGATTGAGGGCAGCCTTGCGAAGTATTTCAACGGCAACAACATTGAGCCATTCTCTTGGACTGACGTAAGAACAGCAATCAATAAACTTTCTCGGGAAATGGGTTTACCTCTTGAAGAAGGAATTCTCAGAAGAATTGATATTGGAGTAAATCTCAGTGTTGACAGAGATGTAATTGAATATTTCGAAGAAATGATTCATTTGCATCATTATTATAGGATTCGCAAGTACAAAACAACCCTGCGCTTTGAGAATAATTCTCACAAGTTCAATTTTTGTTTTTACGATAAGAAAAAGCTTGTTTTGAATGAGAATAGAAATAAGGAAAAGAAAAATTATGATGATATTGAATTAGTTTCAGAATTTGAGAACCTGATGAGAATAGAGCTTCAAATTGAAGAGAGACTCCCATTGTTTCTGGAAAGGGAAGAGCCTGTAAAAGTTTCTGAATTGTTCTCTCGGGACTTTTGCAAAGAACTTATGAAAAAATGGCTTAGACTCTACAGGCGAATCCAAAAGAGAGGTATTTCACTTTTTCCTTTGGGAACAAAAGGGTTGTATGATTATGAAAGTCTGATAAAAAGAGAATTTATTGAAACACACGGTTGGGAAGTCCTTGATTACAGATTAAATCAATTGGTAAAGCAGGGAAGTATTGACGCCAAAATGAAATGTCAAAAGAGAAAACAATACACTCGTGCTATGCTTGATAAAAGACCTTTCATTTATCAGGAGCATACCAATGAGCTAAATCGCAAAGTGAATTTGATGTTGTTTGATATAATTGTCAATCAGCTTTTCAAAATGTCAGAAACAGCTCAAAAATTAGTCAAGTAG
- a CDS encoding helix-turn-helix transcriptional regulator, with product MENNKFYNMLVEIRNLMLMNKETMNIDDVSLYTGYEKSYLYKLTSERKIPHSKPGGKSVFFQKKEIDEWLNRNPIKTRHQIEEQAKQIIDNNKIRKHGKIK from the coding sequence ATGGAAAACAACAAATTTTATAACATGCTGGTAGAAATCAGGAATTTAATGTTGATGAACAAGGAAACGATGAATATCGATGATGTCTCCCTGTATACAGGCTATGAAAAATCATACCTTTATAAGTTGACAAGCGAGAGAAAAATTCCGCATTCCAAACCCGGAGGGAAAAGTGTTTTCTTTCAAAAGAAAGAGATTGATGAGTGGCTGAACCGAAATCCGATAAAGACACGACATCAAATAGAGGAACAAGCCAAACAAATTATTGACAACAATAAAATCAGAAAACATGGGAAAATCAAATAA
- a CDS encoding site-specific integrase gives MSVKYREILLKDGVRVTLEFDLILNGKRRMFRPKITYVQKPRTASERQERKEKRQLADRMAARMEVDELYAITMLDKGFQCNIDFFDYCKEFIERKAPHCEMRTFRAMVEKLRTFNKGKKLLCSEITEEYLISFKDYLNSTLNGSTPFNYFKKLKRIIKEATIAKHFKTDPCQYLKNIKGISAQKDVLMLEETILLSETHCSNENVKRAFLFSCLTGLRFCDVKALVWSSVSRDNVLTIVQIKTKEKLVIPLHPNAVDLLGKRKKSGDSLVFDLPSHTGCLKILRKWTSDAEIDKHITWHCSRHTFATSLVFEDVGINTVSSLLGHKDLKQTQIYVRTAELSRTNAINKLPNILVNKSNKTNKQRRINGKQQIL, from the coding sequence ATGTCTGTAAAGTACAGAGAAATTTTATTGAAAGACGGAGTGAGAGTGACATTGGAGTTCGATTTGATATTGAACGGCAAACGAAGAATGTTCAGACCAAAGATTACGTATGTTCAAAAGCCTAGAACAGCATCAGAACGTCAGGAGCGAAAGGAAAAACGCCAATTGGCAGACAGGATGGCAGCACGAATGGAAGTTGATGAGCTCTATGCCATAACAATGCTTGACAAGGGCTTTCAATGCAATATAGATTTCTTTGATTATTGTAAAGAATTCATAGAAAGAAAAGCACCTCATTGTGAGATGCGAACTTTTAGAGCAATGGTGGAAAAGCTTAGGACTTTCAACAAAGGGAAGAAGTTGCTTTGTTCAGAAATTACCGAAGAGTATTTGATTTCCTTCAAAGATTATCTGAACTCAACATTAAATGGTAGTACCCCGTTCAACTACTTCAAAAAGCTGAAAAGAATCATCAAAGAGGCAACCATTGCCAAGCATTTCAAGACTGACCCTTGCCAGTACTTAAAAAACATCAAAGGAATTTCCGCTCAGAAAGATGTTTTGATGTTGGAAGAAACAATTTTATTATCAGAGACCCACTGTTCCAATGAGAATGTAAAAAGAGCCTTTCTTTTCAGTTGTCTGACAGGACTTAGATTTTGTGACGTGAAAGCACTTGTTTGGAGTAGTGTAAGCAGAGACAATGTCTTGACGATAGTTCAAATCAAAACCAAGGAAAAACTGGTGATTCCTCTTCATCCAAATGCCGTTGATTTATTGGGGAAAAGGAAGAAGTCAGGAGATAGCCTCGTTTTTGATTTGCCTTCTCATACAGGATGTTTGAAAATTCTTAGAAAATGGACGTCTGATGCAGAAATTGACAAGCATATCACTTGGCACTGCTCAAGACATACCTTTGCAACCTCATTGGTTTTTGAAGATGTCGGAATCAATACCGTTTCATCACTGCTAGGACATAAAGACCTGAAACAAACACAAATTTATGTCCGTACCGCTGAATTGTCAAGAACCAATGCCATCAATAAATTACCAAACATATTAGTGAACAAATCCAATAAAACCAATAAACAACGTAGAATCAATGGAAAACAACAAATTTTATAA
- a CDS encoding winged helix-turn-helix transcriptional regulator has translation MRKRTSTNFENEQFLEFNCPFITTLRFIGKRWKPAVLWKIDNGFVRFNQLKKELPYISDKMLSDTVAELEADGVIQKKVFDEIPLRVEYSMTEFGKGLLPVLEEMNKWGEQMIKKIKL, from the coding sequence ATGAGAAAAAGAACATCCACAAATTTTGAAAATGAACAGTTTTTAGAATTTAACTGTCCGTTTATAACCACATTGAGATTTATTGGCAAGCGTTGGAAACCAGCGGTATTGTGGAAAATTGATAATGGTTTTGTAAGATTTAACCAATTGAAAAAAGAATTGCCTTACATTAGTGATAAGATGCTTTCAGATACAGTTGCTGAATTGGAGGCCGATGGAGTCATTCAAAAGAAAGTTTTTGATGAGATCCCATTACGGGTTGAGTATAGTATGACGGAATTTGGAAAAGGGCTTTTGCCTGTTTTAGAAGAAATGAACAAATGGGGAGAACAGATGATCAAAAAAATTAAATTATAA
- a CDS encoding NADPH-dependent F420 reductase: MDISFIGAGNVASSLGEMFVQAGHHVKYGTPTPKGEQLSVSEACDFGDIVCFAIPYSVMNEVLTANKNSLKDKIVVDITNVIHLEDWSPIPLGEDSSGEQTSRLLPESKVVKAFNTIFADVMKDEKRIINGQKLTVFIASDDLEASGTIKKLSDSIGFEGLIVGGIKNARYLEAIAHLNIAILSAGGTTDAGFAYLQRK; this comes from the coding sequence ATGGATATTAGTTTTATTGGTGCAGGAAATGTAGCATCAAGCCTTGGAGAAATGTTTGTACAGGCAGGACATCACGTGAAGTATGGAACTCCTACCCCTAAAGGAGAGCAGCTTTCCGTTTCAGAAGCCTGTGATTTCGGAGACATTGTATGTTTCGCGATTCCTTATTCTGTGATGAATGAAGTATTAACAGCCAATAAAAACAGCTTAAAAGACAAAATTGTGGTAGATATTACCAATGTTATTCATCTTGAAGATTGGTCGCCTATACCTTTAGGGGAAGACAGCAGTGGGGAACAGACCTCGCGGTTGCTTCCTGAAAGCAAAGTAGTAAAAGCATTCAACACTATTTTTGCAGATGTTATGAAAGATGAAAAGCGTATAATCAACGGGCAGAAGCTAACTGTTTTTATAGCCTCTGATGATTTAGAAGCATCCGGAACAATAAAAAAGCTGTCTGACAGCATTGGTTTTGAAGGACTCATTGTTGGAGGCATTAAAAATGCAAGGTACTTAGAGGCAATAGCTCATTTGAATATCGCCATTTTATCGGCAGGCGGAACAACCGATGCCGGCTTTGCTTACCTCCAGCGAAAATAA
- the rpsT gene encoding 30S ribosomal protein S20: MANHKSALKRIRQNETRRLRNRYYHKTARTALKALRNEENKAAATEQLPKVIALLDKLAKKNIIHKNKAANLKSKLTKHVNKLA; this comes from the coding sequence ATGGCAAATCATAAATCAGCACTAAAAAGAATCAGACAAAACGAAACTAGAAGACTTCGTAACAGATATTACCACAAGACTGCTAGAACAGCTTTAAAAGCTTTAAGAAATGAAGAGAACAAAGCTGCTGCTACAGAACAACTGCCAAAAGTTATCGCTTTATTGGATAAATTAGCTAAGAAAAATATTATCCACAAGAACAAAGCTGCTAACTTGAAAAGCAAATTGACAAAGCACGTTAATAAATTAGCGTAA